A genome region from Geobacter pickeringii includes the following:
- a CDS encoding RNA recognition motif domain-containing protein, which translates to MGRELYVGHMSYEATEEDLKRLFAVAGTVVSVHLITDPQTGKSKGCGYVKMASADEAKEAIVTLDGALLRDRIIAVSEAKPQKQKPQPAGGRNRGPGRGARPPRGGTGADSPPGSAATGAAAPSLGSPPPP; encoded by the coding sequence ATGGGAAGAGAACTGTACGTGGGACACATGTCGTACGAGGCGACGGAGGAGGATCTGAAGAGGCTCTTCGCCGTGGCGGGGACCGTCGTCTCGGTCCACCTGATCACCGATCCCCAGACCGGGAAGTCCAAGGGGTGCGGATACGTGAAGATGGCCAGCGCCGATGAGGCGAAGGAGGCGATCGTCACCCTCGACGGAGCGCTCCTGAGGGACCGCATCATCGCGGTCAGCGAAGCGAAGCCCCAGAAGCAGAAGCCCCAGCCGGCCGGGGGGCGGAACCGCGGACCCGGCAGGGGAGCACGCCCGCCGCGGGGGGGAACCGGCGCGGATAGCCCGCCGGGCAGCGCCGCTACCGGTGCTGCAGCACCGTCTCTAGGGTCTCCCCCGCCACCGTGA
- a CDS encoding trimeric intracellular cation channel family protein — MPDPIAPPHIVYALDLLGTVAFAASGALAGVRKRMDLLGVIVLGLVTATGGGVVRDVLLHDTPPFCFKNELYLYLAVGASVLVFLVPRHFERQQRALLLLDALGLGTFAVIGTSKALVFNLGFMGSVIMGVMTATCGGLIRDVLSNEIPLILQREIYASACVAGGAAYYLMHHLGVPSPVRLTVAAVLVIGIRFAAILKGWQLPRREEL; from the coding sequence ATGCCCGACCCGATTGCTCCCCCCCATATCGTCTATGCCCTCGATCTCCTCGGCACCGTGGCCTTCGCCGCCTCGGGGGCCCTGGCGGGGGTGCGGAAGCGGATGGACCTCCTGGGGGTCATCGTCCTCGGCCTGGTGACCGCCACCGGCGGCGGGGTGGTGCGCGACGTCCTGTTGCACGACACCCCCCCCTTCTGTTTCAAAAACGAGCTCTACCTCTACCTGGCGGTGGGGGCGTCGGTGCTGGTCTTCCTCGTCCCGCGCCACTTCGAGCGCCAGCAGCGGGCGCTGCTCCTGCTGGACGCCCTGGGGCTCGGGACCTTCGCCGTCATCGGCACCTCCAAGGCGCTCGTCTTCAACCTCGGCTTCATGGGATCGGTGATCATGGGGGTGATGACCGCCACCTGCGGCGGGCTGATCCGCGATGTCCTGAGCAACGAGATCCCCCTCATCCTGCAGCGGGAGATCTACGCCTCGGCGTGCGTTGCGGGGGGGGCGGCCTACTACCTGATGCACCATCTCGGCGTGCCGTCGCCGGTGCGGCTCACGGTGGCCGCCGTGCTGGTGATCGGCATCCGGTTCGCGGCGATACTGAAGGGGTGGCAGCTCCCCCGGCGGGAGGAGTTGTAG
- a CDS encoding CheB methylesterase domain-containing protein, producing MFNNRLVVIGVSTGGPITLRELFSGMPPLDAAVVIVLHIPPGMDRLIAKGLAAVASMPVTLAEHGEYLESGRIYLAPGGYHLTFEGNRRIILREGARVNYVQPSADVAMESLSKPLRGKIVGVILTGMGKDGAAGIRHIKEIGGTTLAQDQKSCAIYGMPKAASQTGAVDFVFPPDRIRGKLVELVNGGR from the coding sequence ATGTTTAACAACCGCCTCGTGGTCATCGGGGTCTCCACCGGCGGCCCCATCACCCTCAGGGAGCTCTTCTCCGGAATGCCCCCCCTGGACGCCGCGGTGGTCATCGTGCTCCACATCCCACCGGGGATGGACCGGCTCATCGCCAAGGGGCTCGCCGCCGTCGCCTCCATGCCGGTGACCCTGGCGGAGCATGGCGAATACCTGGAGTCGGGGCGGATCTACCTCGCCCCCGGCGGCTATCATCTGACCTTCGAGGGGAACCGGCGGATCATCCTGCGGGAGGGGGCGCGGGTCAATTACGTCCAGCCCTCCGCCGACGTGGCGATGGAATCCCTGAGCAAGCCGCTGCGGGGGAAGATCGTCGGGGTGATCCTCACCGGCATGGGGAAGGACGGGGCCGCGGGGATCCGCCACATCAAGGAGATCGGCGGGACCACCCTCGCCCAGGACCAGAAGTCGTGCGCCATCTACGGCATGCCGAAGGCCGCCTCCCAGACCGGCGCGGTGGACTTCGTCTTCCCTCCCGACCGGATCCGCGGCAAGCTCGTGGAACTGGTGAACGGCGGACGGTAG
- a CDS encoding response regulator encodes MSDAQVMLVDDEEFIREAVEIYFQTKEMKILCVPGGEECLRHLEAGFRGVILMDVMMPRMDGWDTIREIVKRGLHGGNAIIMLTALDEPDERMEGLQEYVIDYLTKPFDPQALLDSVTYYLTLLGADAAGHV; translated from the coding sequence ATGTCTGACGCACAGGTCATGCTCGTCGACGACGAGGAATTCATCCGGGAGGCGGTGGAGATCTACTTCCAGACCAAGGAGATGAAGATTCTCTGCGTGCCGGGGGGGGAAGAGTGCCTCCGTCACCTGGAGGCGGGATTTCGGGGGGTAATCCTGATGGATGTCATGATGCCCCGCATGGACGGCTGGGACACCATCCGCGAGATCGTGAAGCGGGGACTCCACGGGGGGAACGCCATCATCATGCTCACTGCCCTGGACGAGCCCGACGAGCGGATGGAGGGGCTCCAGGAATACGTCATCGACTACCTGACCAAGCCCTTCGACCCCCAGGCGCTCCTCGATTCGGTCACCTACTACCTGACATTGCTCGGCGCCGACGCCGCGGGCCATGTTTAA
- a CDS encoding ATP-binding protein, whose translation MNRLVGILAAALVIGLVCLLYDDFDYLDALQKERTAEKETLFDQVVAMKSDPVRHLVMDYSFWDDMVKFVAAPDPAWARGNIDSSFASYRYSALWIYRPDGALAYSVHREGTRIEHGAPSPIPSAWIAPLLGGKEEFPHFFIATPRGVMELTGAAIHSPRDGDRHGRPHGFLMAGVLWDDASVAELARLTRSTLVLRPAGTPETEPDSDPRRGVIVFSRPLAGLDGKPVSTVVVRMDAPDIRQLVREMDDNALIGTALVAVLAVLVVFVLLSRQRLKNANINLDAAQQTAQMGSWQREFESGVTSWSDNLYRIFGLPPGETVPGLETFYALVHPDDLPRVREAIERSVREKSGYEIEFRLIRPDGAVRIFRSRGESYLLAGGRTRVVGSTQDITERSLIERRLAALVRQKDAFITRLGHDMKTPLTPLMILLPLIRERVADGELARMADICHTSASHIEGLAAKALKLARLAAPVAPKDLKEIPLAAAVDDALRRHAEMAAQKRLRCENGVDPALAVPGVPAQIEELFLNLLSNAASYSPEGSLIRVTAEEDGDGVTVAVRDDGIGLEPEQLDLIFDEFYRGDEARHELGRPGLGLAICRRIVLNHQGNIWAESAGRGEGTTIRFTLPRTDIATNITSE comes from the coding sequence ATGAACAGACTGGTCGGCATACTGGCGGCGGCCCTCGTCATCGGCCTGGTCTGCCTCCTCTACGACGACTTCGACTACCTCGACGCCCTGCAGAAGGAGCGGACGGCGGAGAAGGAGACCCTCTTCGACCAGGTGGTGGCCATGAAGAGCGACCCGGTCCGCCATCTCGTGATGGACTACAGCTTCTGGGACGACATGGTGAAGTTCGTCGCCGCCCCGGACCCGGCCTGGGCCCGGGGGAACATCGATTCGAGCTTCGCGTCCTACCGCTACAGCGCCCTCTGGATCTACCGCCCCGACGGGGCTCTCGCCTACTCCGTACACCGGGAGGGGACGAGGATCGAGCATGGCGCCCCCTCCCCCATCCCCTCCGCATGGATCGCGCCGCTCCTGGGGGGGAAGGAGGAATTTCCCCACTTCTTCATCGCCACGCCGCGGGGGGTGATGGAGCTCACCGGCGCCGCGATCCACTCACCCCGGGACGGCGACCGCCACGGGAGACCCCACGGGTTTCTCATGGCGGGTGTTCTCTGGGACGACGCCTCCGTCGCCGAGCTCGCCCGCCTGACCCGGAGCACCCTCGTCCTCCGCCCCGCCGGGACGCCGGAGACCGAACCGGATAGCGACCCGCGCCGTGGAGTGATCGTCTTCTCGCGCCCTCTGGCCGGGCTCGACGGCAAGCCGGTCTCCACCGTCGTCGTCCGGATGGATGCGCCGGACATCCGGCAGCTCGTCCGGGAGATGGACGACAACGCCCTCATCGGCACCGCCCTCGTGGCGGTCCTCGCCGTGCTGGTGGTCTTTGTCCTCCTCTCGCGGCAGCGGCTCAAGAACGCCAATATCAACCTCGACGCCGCCCAGCAGACGGCGCAGATGGGGAGCTGGCAGCGGGAGTTCGAGAGCGGCGTCACCTCCTGGTCGGACAACCTCTACCGGATCTTCGGGCTCCCGCCCGGGGAGACCGTCCCTGGTCTGGAGACGTTCTACGCCCTCGTCCACCCCGACGACCTCCCCCGCGTGCGGGAGGCCATCGAACGGTCGGTCCGGGAGAAGAGCGGCTACGAAATCGAGTTTCGCCTGATCCGCCCCGACGGCGCGGTCCGGATTTTCCGTTCCCGGGGAGAGAGCTACCTTCTGGCGGGGGGGCGCACCCGGGTGGTCGGGAGTACCCAGGACATCACCGAGCGCTCCCTCATCGAGCGGCGGCTCGCGGCGCTGGTCCGCCAGAAGGACGCCTTCATCACCCGCCTGGGGCACGACATGAAGACCCCCCTCACCCCGCTGATGATCCTCCTTCCCCTCATCCGGGAGCGGGTCGCCGACGGCGAGCTGGCGCGGATGGCCGACATCTGCCACACCAGTGCCAGCCACATCGAGGGGCTCGCCGCCAAGGCGCTGAAGCTGGCCCGTCTCGCCGCGCCGGTGGCACCGAAGGATCTGAAGGAGATCCCGCTGGCGGCAGCGGTGGACGACGCGCTCCGGCGCCACGCCGAGATGGCGGCGCAGAAGCGGTTGCGCTGCGAGAACGGTGTCGATCCGGCCCTCGCCGTACCGGGGGTGCCTGCCCAGATCGAGGAGCTGTTCCTCAACCTCCTCTCCAACGCCGCCTCCTATTCGCCGGAGGGGAGCCTCATCCGCGTCACCGCCGAAGAGGATGGAGACGGGGTTACGGTGGCCGTGCGCGACGACGGCATCGGCCTCGAACCGGAGCAGCTCGACCTGATCTTCGACGAATTCTACCGGGGGGACGAGGCGCGCCACGAACTCGGCCGGCCGGGCCTCGGCCTCGCCATATGCCGGCGGATCGTTCTCAACCACCAGGGGAACATCTGGGCGGAGAGCGCCGGCAGGGGGGAGGGGACGACCATCCGGTTCACCCTCCCCCGCACCGACATCGCAACGAACATCACTTCAGAATAA
- a CDS encoding ABC-F family ATP-binding cassette domain-containing protein: MISASNVTLGYGKRVLFKDVTIKFTPGNCYGLIGANGAGKSTFLKILAGEIDPDRGGISVGSGERIAVLRQDQFAFDEETVFNTVIMGHDRLFRVMAERDAIYSKGEFTEEDGIRSAELEAEFAEMNGYEAESEAAVLLNGLGIPEELRHKKMKELEPGEKVRVLLAQALFGNPDVLLLDEPTNHLDLKSITWLEDFLSRFQNTVIVVSHDRHFLNQVCTHIADIDFGVIKVYVGNYDFWYQASQLNLRQKQEENRKVTEKANELKEFIQRFSSNASKAKQATSRKKLLEKLTLEDMPISSRKYPYVVFKPERPCGDIILEIQGLSKTVDGVPVLNNLDLLVRKGDKIAFVGGNSLARTTLFQILAGELEPDAGTFRWGVTITTSFFPKENGAYFANDLNLIEWLGQYSPPTEGETFARGFLGRMLFSGEEAMKKTGVLSGGERVRCMLARMMLSGANAIVLDEPTNHLDLESITALNNGLIAFPEVILFASHDHEFVSTVANRIVEITPGGVIDRVMAFDDFLEDAGVAQERDELYHGHMEASL; this comes from the coding sequence ATGATCAGCGCATCCAACGTGACCCTCGGCTACGGCAAGCGGGTCCTCTTCAAAGACGTCACCATCAAGTTCACCCCCGGCAACTGCTACGGCCTCATCGGCGCCAACGGCGCCGGCAAATCGACCTTCCTCAAGATCCTCGCCGGCGAGATCGATCCGGACCGGGGGGGGATCTCCGTCGGCTCCGGCGAGCGGATCGCGGTGCTGCGCCAGGACCAGTTCGCCTTCGACGAGGAGACGGTCTTCAACACCGTCATCATGGGGCACGACCGGCTTTTCCGGGTGATGGCCGAGCGGGACGCCATCTACTCCAAGGGGGAGTTCACCGAGGAGGACGGGATCCGTTCCGCGGAGCTGGAGGCGGAGTTCGCCGAGATGAACGGCTACGAGGCGGAGAGCGAGGCGGCGGTGCTTCTCAACGGCCTCGGCATCCCCGAGGAGCTGCGCCATAAAAAGATGAAGGAGCTGGAGCCGGGGGAGAAGGTGCGGGTCCTCCTGGCCCAGGCCCTCTTCGGCAACCCCGACGTGCTGCTCCTGGACGAGCCGACCAACCACCTGGACCTGAAGTCCATCACCTGGCTGGAGGATTTCCTCTCCCGCTTCCAGAACACGGTCATCGTGGTCTCCCACGACCGCCACTTCCTGAACCAGGTCTGCACCCACATCGCCGACATCGACTTCGGCGTCATCAAGGTCTACGTCGGTAACTACGACTTCTGGTACCAGGCGAGCCAGCTGAACCTCCGGCAGAAGCAGGAGGAGAACCGCAAGGTGACGGAGAAGGCCAACGAACTCAAAGAGTTCATCCAGCGCTTCAGCTCCAACGCCTCCAAGGCGAAGCAGGCCACCTCCCGGAAGAAGCTCCTGGAGAAGCTGACCCTGGAAGACATGCCGATCTCCTCCCGCAAGTACCCCTACGTGGTCTTCAAGCCGGAGCGCCCCTGCGGCGACATCATCCTGGAGATCCAGGGGCTCTCCAAGACGGTGGACGGGGTGCCGGTGCTCAACAACCTGGACCTCCTCGTCCGCAAGGGGGACAAGATCGCCTTCGTCGGCGGCAACAGCCTCGCCAGGACCACCCTCTTCCAGATCCTGGCCGGCGAGCTGGAGCCCGATGCCGGCACCTTCCGCTGGGGGGTGACCATCACTACCTCCTTCTTCCCGAAGGAGAACGGCGCCTATTTCGCGAACGACCTGAACCTGATCGAGTGGCTTGGCCAGTACTCGCCCCCCACCGAGGGGGAGACCTTCGCCCGGGGGTTCCTGGGGCGGATGCTCTTCTCCGGCGAGGAGGCGATGAAGAAGACCGGGGTCCTCTCCGGCGGCGAGCGGGTCCGCTGCATGCTGGCCCGGATGATGCTCTCCGGCGCCAACGCCATCGTCCTGGACGAGCCGACCAACCACTTGGACCTGGAGTCGATCACCGCCCTGAACAACGGGCTCATCGCCTTCCCGGAGGTTATCCTCTTCGCCTCCCACGACCACGAGTTCGTCTCCACCGTGGCGAACCGGATCGTGGAGATCACCCCCGGCGGGGTCATCGACCGGGTAATGGCTTTTGACGACTTCCTGGAGGATGCCGGCGTGGCCCAGGAGCGGGACGAGCTCTACCACGGCCACATGGAGGCGAGCCTCTGA
- a CDS encoding DMT family transporter, which translates to MGSETPQRTAVTPSAQGDIRSARLAGAAFVVVSAVGFGALGIFGKVAFAAGASTAVVLFLRFLVAGVLMAALMGALRLPWPRGRDLWILGGMGAVGYVGQAFCYFSALRYASAGLTALLLYLYPALVTLASAALGRQRLTPLKVAAVAASLGGIILTVSDGLAGSPAGIAFGAGAAVIYTGYILVGERVSRRTGAIPAATVIMLAAAVVYGAAVAWEGARWPAGIAGWGAVAAIALFSTVVAMVGFFAGMQRLGAADASTLSTLEPVVTLLLAALFLGESLGATEMAGAVLVLGAVVALARAG; encoded by the coding sequence ATGGGCTCAGAGACGCCGCAGAGAACGGCCGTGACGCCGTCGGCGCAGGGAGACATCCGTTCCGCCCGCCTGGCCGGCGCCGCCTTCGTGGTCGTCTCGGCCGTCGGCTTCGGGGCCCTCGGAATCTTCGGGAAGGTCGCCTTTGCCGCCGGGGCGTCCACCGCCGTGGTCCTCTTTCTCCGCTTCCTGGTGGCAGGGGTGCTGATGGCAGCCCTCATGGGGGCGTTGCGCCTTCCCTGGCCCCGGGGGCGCGATCTCTGGATCCTCGGCGGCATGGGTGCGGTGGGGTACGTGGGGCAGGCGTTCTGCTACTTCTCGGCCCTGCGGTATGCCTCCGCCGGCCTGACGGCGCTGCTTCTCTACCTCTATCCGGCGCTGGTGACCCTGGCGTCGGCGGCCCTCGGGCGCCAGCGGCTGACGCCGCTGAAGGTGGCGGCGGTGGCGGCATCCCTCGGCGGCATCATCCTCACCGTCTCCGACGGCCTGGCGGGGAGCCCGGCGGGGATCGCCTTCGGCGCCGGAGCGGCGGTGATCTACACCGGCTACATCCTGGTGGGGGAGCGGGTCTCCCGCCGGACCGGCGCGATTCCGGCCGCCACGGTGATCATGCTGGCGGCGGCCGTGGTCTACGGCGCGGCGGTGGCGTGGGAGGGGGCCCGCTGGCCGGCGGGGATCGCGGGATGGGGGGCGGTGGCCGCCATCGCCCTCTTCTCCACGGTGGTGGCCATGGTCGGTTTCTTCGCGGGGATGCAGCGGCTCGGCGCCGCCGACGCGTCGACCCTCTCCACCCTGGAGCCGGTGGTGACCCTCCTGCTGGCGGCCCTGTTCCTCGGGGAATCCCTCGGGGCGACGGAGATGGCGGGGGCGGTGCTGGTGCTGGGGGCGGTGGTGGCGCTGGCCCGGGCGGGCTGA
- a CDS encoding DUF554 domain-containing protein, giving the protein MASILHGWREEGKGFDFREERAPMILAGTIANATAICAGAVVGRYAGRFVPERMRQTVMVGLGLTVLLIGLQLALKSAQPMIVIGSLLIGGVAGELLQVEGRLAAFGDWLQRRCAGAGNIAEGFVSASLLYCVGAMAIMGALEDGFTGRPTILYAKAALDGVASLALASTLGIGVLFSAVPVLLYQGSITLAAGVAKALLTEPVVREMNAVGGLLIVAIALDMLGIRRMPVGNMLPSVFVAVGIVWAFGLA; this is encoded by the coding sequence ATGGCATCGATACTACACGGATGGCGGGAAGAGGGGAAGGGCTTTGATTTCAGAGAGGAGCGCGCACCCATGATCCTGGCCGGAACCATTGCCAATGCCACCGCCATCTGCGCGGGAGCCGTCGTCGGCCGGTACGCCGGGCGCTTCGTCCCCGAGCGGATGCGCCAGACGGTCATGGTGGGGCTCGGGCTGACGGTACTCCTCATCGGTCTGCAACTGGCGCTGAAAAGCGCCCAGCCGATGATCGTCATCGGCAGTCTCCTCATCGGCGGGGTGGCGGGGGAGCTGCTGCAGGTGGAGGGGCGGCTGGCGGCGTTCGGCGACTGGCTCCAGCGGCGCTGTGCCGGGGCGGGGAACATCGCCGAGGGGTTCGTGTCGGCGAGCCTTCTCTACTGCGTCGGCGCCATGGCGATCATGGGGGCGCTGGAGGACGGCTTCACCGGCAGGCCGACCATTCTGTACGCCAAGGCGGCCCTCGACGGGGTCGCCTCCCTTGCCCTTGCCTCGACCCTCGGCATCGGCGTCCTCTTCTCGGCCGTGCCGGTGCTCCTCTACCAGGGGAGCATCACCCTGGCCGCCGGGGTGGCAAAGGCGCTGCTGACCGAGCCGGTGGTCCGGGAGATGAACGCCGTCGGCGGCCTCCTCATCGTCGCCATCGCCCTCGACATGTTGGGAATCCGGCGGATGCCGGTCGGCAATATGCTGCCGTCGGTCTTCGTGGCAGTGGGGATCGTCTGGGCCTTCGGACTGGCATGA
- a CDS encoding class I SAM-dependent rRNA methyltransferase — MERKRVTVGPESVRMLELGHPWIIADAYTKKWPAGAAGDLVELVDGGGRFLATALLDPGDRIVARVLGRERLTLDRGWLAARLQTALRLREAHADLDGTDAWRLVNGEGDGLPGLTVDRYGEYLMVQLYCAGWRPHLKSLTRALEELLRPAGIYEKGRPQKTRELEAVSDTKRYGRLLAGTPAPPRLAVWENGLTLLVELEQGLNTGLFLDQRKNRRELMGRVAGRRVLNLFAYTGAFSVAAAAAGASLVTGVDASPTYTDWAKANFGANRLNPKRHEFIVGDCLAVLAELQRQKKRYDVVLMDPPSFSTTAKSRFTTRGGTSDLVAAALPLLEEGGLLITSSNHQKVEVADYLKELRRGALQGGGELRVISLAGQPEDFPYPVTFPEGRYLKYAVSVKAGGRRV; from the coding sequence ATGGAACGGAAGAGAGTCACGGTCGGCCCCGAATCGGTGCGGATGCTGGAGCTGGGGCATCCCTGGATCATCGCCGATGCCTACACGAAGAAGTGGCCCGCCGGCGCGGCGGGGGATCTGGTGGAGCTGGTGGACGGCGGCGGGCGCTTCCTGGCCACCGCCCTTCTTGATCCGGGGGACCGGATCGTGGCCCGGGTGCTGGGGCGGGAGCGGCTCACCCTGGACAGGGGGTGGCTCGCGGCGCGGCTCCAGACGGCCCTGCGGCTGCGGGAGGCCCACGCCGACCTCGACGGGACCGATGCCTGGCGGCTCGTGAACGGCGAGGGGGACGGCCTGCCGGGGCTGACGGTGGACCGCTACGGCGAGTACCTCATGGTGCAGCTCTACTGCGCCGGCTGGCGCCCCCATCTGAAGAGCCTCACCCGGGCCCTGGAGGAGCTCCTCCGGCCGGCGGGGATCTACGAGAAGGGGCGTCCCCAGAAGACCCGGGAACTGGAGGCGGTGAGCGACACGAAGCGCTACGGCCGGCTCCTGGCCGGCACCCCGGCGCCGCCGCGCCTGGCGGTGTGGGAAAACGGCCTCACCCTTCTGGTGGAGCTGGAGCAGGGGCTGAACACCGGCCTCTTCCTCGACCAGCGGAAAAACCGCCGGGAGCTCATGGGGCGGGTCGCCGGCAGACGGGTGCTCAATCTCTTCGCCTACACCGGCGCCTTTTCCGTGGCGGCCGCGGCGGCGGGGGCGAGCCTCGTCACCGGCGTCGACGCCTCCCCCACCTACACCGACTGGGCGAAGGCCAACTTCGGCGCCAACCGCCTCAACCCGAAGCGCCACGAGTTCATCGTCGGCGACTGCCTCGCCGTCCTGGCGGAGCTCCAGCGGCAGAAGAAGCGCTACGACGTCGTCCTCATGGACCCCCCCTCGTTCTCCACCACCGCCAAAAGCCGCTTCACCACCCGCGGGGGGACCTCGGACCTGGTGGCGGCGGCGCTGCCGCTCCTGGAAGAGGGGGGGCTCCTCATCACCTCCTCCAACCACCAGAAGGTGGAGGTGGCCGACTACCTGAAGGAGCTGCGCCGCGGCGCCCTCCAGGGGGGGGGCGAACTGCGGGTCATCTCTCTGGCCGGCCAGCCGGAGGATTTCCCCTATCCGGTCACCTTCCCCGAGGGGCGCTACCTGAAGTACGCGGTGAGCGTGAAGGCGGGAGGGCGCCGCGTCTGA
- a CDS encoding FKBP-type peptidyl-prolyl cis-trans isomerase encodes MRTALPGDTVAIHYIGTLDDGRIFDSTVDRGEPLVFTIGAGQLFAALEREIVGMAVGGAKNVVIPAAQAYGPRRKENVLRVDRGSFPAGDLVVGRKVRIEFAGGVERVMLVTEVTEATVTLDGNHPLAGLDLTFALKLDGFR; translated from the coding sequence ATGAGAACGGCACTCCCCGGCGACACGGTCGCCATCCACTACATCGGCACCCTCGACGACGGGCGGATCTTCGACAGCACCGTCGACCGGGGAGAGCCGCTGGTCTTCACCATCGGCGCCGGCCAGCTCTTCGCCGCCCTGGAGCGGGAAATCGTCGGCATGGCGGTCGGGGGGGCGAAGAATGTCGTCATCCCCGCGGCGCAGGCCTACGGGCCGCGGCGGAAGGAGAATGTCCTGAGGGTGGATCGGGGGAGTTTTCCGGCCGGGGACCTCGTGGTGGGGAGGAAGGTCCGGATCGAGTTCGCGGGAGGGGTGGAGCGGGTGATGCTGGTCACCGAAGTGACGGAGGCGACGGTGACCCTGGATGGCAACCACCCGCTGGCGGGGCTGGATCTCACGTTTGCCCTGAAGCTCGACGGGTTCCGCTGA
- a CDS encoding cold-shock protein, whose protein sequence is MVNGTVKWFNDSKGFGFIEQENGEDVFVHFSAITGDGFKSLAEGDRVTFDVVKGQKGLQAANVSRA, encoded by the coding sequence ATGGTAAACGGTACGGTAAAGTGGTTCAACGACAGCAAGGGGTTTGGGTTCATCGAGCAGGAGAATGGCGAAGACGTGTTCGTCCACTTCTCCGCCATCACGGGCGACGGCTTCAAGTCCCTTGCTGAGGGCGATAGGGTAACGTTCGACGTGGTCAAGGGCCAGAAAGGCCTGCAGGCTGCCAACGTATCCAGGGCGTAA